The following are encoded together in the Brassica napus cultivar Da-Ae chromosome A9, Da-Ae, whole genome shotgun sequence genome:
- the LOC106368343 gene encoding eIF-2-alpha kinase GCN2 isoform X1, with the protein MGRSTKKKKKRGGHSGRRGQLKDHGSNDDEDNELLSEEITALSAIFQEDCKVVSSSSSTSPPQIVIKLRPYSKDMGYEDTDISATLLVRCLPGYPYKCPKLQITPEQGLTTADAEKLLSLLQDQASSNAREGRVMIFNLVEAAQEFLSEIIPDSHDEESVPCLTTQPGAQFIEEAVPKAKPFSAGPFVYGFIDLFSGLEDSRNWSLNLDENRGVVSTVQPRPLEASRILHEKPDKSLKRSEDHAKEEVTFPSPIAKPNTLEGGNVDDTSTSSFDSSSSTEDGFIQNQKKKSFFRSNIQDDTTDDDNNQSESESESWSSASSTQDQVPQISKQDLLMVHLLRVACSSKGPLAEALPQITDELHQLGILSEGVLDLASKPSPDFNRTFEDVFNQNMASTRVPQFWEQPSDFGKANASLPSSRYLNDFEELKPLGQGGFGHVVLCKNKLDGRQYAVKKIRLKDKEIPADNRIVREVATLSRLQHQHVVRYYQAWFESGVADPYAGANWGSKTVGSSMFSYSGAVSTEIPEQDNKLESTYLYIQMEYCPRTLRQVFESYNHFDKDFAWHLIRQIVEGLAHIHGQGIIHRDFTPNNIFFDARNDVKIGDFGLAKFLKLEQLDQDGGFSTDVAGSGVDSTGQAGTYFYTAPEIEQSWPKIDEKADMYSLGVVFFELWHPFGTAMERHVILTNLKLKGELPLKWVNEFPEQASLLRRLLSPSPSNRPSATELLRHAFPPRMESELLDNILRIMQTSEDSSVYDRVVNVIFDEEVLETKCHQSSGSRVCADDSYVQYTEMDTELRDYVVEITKEVFRQHCAKHLEVIPMRLLSDCPEYSRKTVKLLSNGGDMLELCYELRLPFVHWISANQKSSFKRYEISHVYRRAIGHSPPNPCLQADFDIVGGTTSLTEAEILKVIVDITTHIFHRGSCDIHLNHGDLLDAIWSWAGIKAEHRRKVAELLSMMGSLRPQSSERKLKWVFIRRQLLQELKLPEAVVNRLQTVASRFCGAADQALPRLRGALRADRPTRKALDELSNLLTYLRIWRIEEHVHIDPLMPPTESYHRNLFFQVFLTKENSTGTSNDGVLLAVGGRYDYLVHQVCDREYKMNLPGAVGVSLALETIFQHLPMDLRPVRNEVNTSVLVCSRGGGGLLVQRMELVAELWEKSIKAEFVPTPDPSLTEQYEYANEHEIKCLVIITEPGVTQNQIEFVKVRHLELKKEKVVQREELVRFLLAAMAVQFRNPSVWS; encoded by the exons ATGGGTCGgagtacgaagaagaagaagaaacgtggAGGTCATAGCGGGAGAAGAGGTCAGCTGAAGGACCATGGATCTAACGATGATGAGGATAACGAACTTCTCTCCGAGGAGATCACTGCTCT gtctGCGATATTTCAGGAAGACTGCAAAGTCGTCTCTTCTTCTAGCTCAACTTCGCCTCCTCAAATAGTTATTAAACTCAG GCCTTACTCTAAAGATATGGGGTATGAGGACACTGACATCTCCGCTACGCTTTTAGTTAG ATGCTTACCGGGGTATCCTTACAAGTGCCCCAAGCTGCAGATTACTCCGGAACAAGGGTTGACAACAGCTGATGCGGAGAAGCTTCTATCTCTTCTTCAGGACCAG gCAAGTTCCAATGCTCGTGAAGGTCGGGTTATGATATTCAACTTGGTGGAGGCTGCTCAAGAGTTTTTATCCGAAATCATTCCTGACAGTCATGATGAGGAATCT GTTCCATGCTTGACTACACAGCCAGGCGCTCAGTTCATTGAGGAAGCTGTGCCTAAAGCAAAACCCTTTTCTGCTGGACCTTTTGTATATGGTTTTATAGACTTGTTTAGTGGATTGGAAGATTCAAGGAATTGGAGTCTGAATCTAGATGAAAATAGAGGAGTCGTTTCTACAGTACAACCACGCCCACTAGAAGCTTCAAGAATTTTGCATGAGAAGCCGGACAAGAGTCTGAAGCGATCTGAAGACCACGCTAAAGAAGAAGTTACATTCCCTTCTCCTATTGCGAAACCAAATACTCTTGAAGGGGGTAATGTTGATGATACAAGCACTTCTTCTTTTGACTCAAGTAGCTCTACTGAAGATGGATTTATCCAAAATCAGAAGAAG AAATCGTTTTTCAGATCAAATATCCAAGATGATACAACTGATGATGACAACAATCAATCCGAAAGTGAGTCGGAGTCATGGTCTTCTGCTTCCTCAACTCAAGATCAAGTGCCTCAAATTAGCAAGCAAGATCTATTAATg GTCCATCTACTCCGAGTTGCTTGCTCTTCCAAAGGGCCTTTGGCTGAGGCATTGCCTCAGATAACCGATGAACTGCATCAGCTTGGT ATACTGTCTGAAGGGGTGTTAGATTTAGCTTCCAAGCCATCTCCAGACTTCAATAGAACTTTTGAAGATGTATTCAATCAAAACATG GCCTCAACCCGAGTTCCTCAGTTTTGGGAGCAACCTTCTGATTTTGGCAAGGCAAATGCGTCACTTCCAAGTTCGCGGtatcttaatgattttgaagaGTTGAAACCCCTTG GTCAAGGTGGGTTTGGTCACGTAGTGTTGTGCAAAAATAAATTGGATGGAAGACAATATGCAGTCAAGAAAATTCGACTGAAGGACAAAGAGATACCTGCCGACAACCGGATAGTTCG AGAAGTAGCAACACTTTCCCGCTTGCAGCATCAGCATGTTGTACGTTATTATCAG GCCTGGTTCGAATCAGGGGTTGCTGATCCTTATGCTGGCGCAAATTGGGGATCAAAAACTGTAGGGAGCTCAATGTTCAGCTACTCAGGTGCGGTGTCAACTGAAATTCCTGAGCAGGACAATAAGCTTGAGTCTACTTATCTGTATATCCAAATGGAGTATTGTCCCAG GACTCTGCGGCAGGTTTTTGAATCATATAATCACTTCGACAAAGATTTTGCATGGCATTTAATTCGCCAAATTGTCGAAGGCTTAGCTCATATCCATGGACAAGGGATAATTCATCGAGATTTTACACCTAACAACATTTTCTTTGACGCCCGGAATGATGTCAAAATTGGGGATTTTGGTCTTG CAAAGTTCTTGAAGCTCGAACAGTTGGATCAAGATGGGGGCTTCTCTACGGATGTGGCTGGAAGCGGAGTTGATAGTACTGGTCAAGCTGGTACTTACTTTTACACAGCACCTGAAATTGAACAAAGCTGGCCTAAGATCGATGAAAAG GCTGACATGTATAGCTTAGGGGTTGTGTTTTTCGAACTTTGGCACCCTTTTGGAACCGCCATGGAGAGGCACGttattttaactaatttaaagCTGAAAGGAGAACTACCTCTCAAATGGGTAAATGAGTTTCCCGAACAGGCTTCTCTACTGCGACGTTTGCTGTCTCCAAGTCCATCTAATCGCCCCTCTGCCACAGAACTTCTTCGGCATGCATTCCCTCCCCGAATGGAATCTGAGTTACTGGACA ATATCCTAAGAATAATGCAAACTTCTGAAGATTCAAGTGTTTATGATAGAGTAGTAAATGTGATATTTGATGAAGAAGTATTGGAGACGAAGTGCCATCAGTCTAGTGGATCAAGAGTTTGTGCAGATGATAGTTATGTTCAGTACACTGAGATGGATACGGAGCTTCGTGATTATGTTGTTGAAATCACAAAGGAAGTCTTTAGGCAGCATTGTGCGAAACATCTAGAGGTCATCCCAATGCGTTTGCTTAGTGATTGCCCCGAATATAGCAG GAAAACTGTAAAACTTTTGAGCAATGGAGGAGATATGCTTGAACTATGCTATGAGCTACGACTGCCTTTTGTGCATTGGATCAGCGCAAATCAG AAATCCTCATTCAAGCGATATGAGATTTCTCATGTCTACAGGAGAGCAATTGGCCACTCTCCACCAAATCCTTGTCTTCAG GCGGACTTTGACATTGTTGGAGGTACAACATCTCTGACAGAGGCAGAAATTCTCAAG GTGATAGTGGACATCACAACCCACATCTTTCATCGTGGATCTTGTGATATTCATTTGAATCATGGAGATTTGCTGGATGCGATTTGGTCTTGGGCAGGGATAAAGGCAGAGCATAGgcgaaaggttgcagag CTTCTTTCCATGATGGGATCCTTACGTCCTCAGTCATCTGAGAGGAAGCTAAAATGGGTTTTCATAAGGCGTCAACTTCTGCAG GAGTTGAAGTTACCTGAAGCTGTGGTCAATAGGCTTCAGACTGTTGCTTCAAGGTTTTGTGGAGCTGCAGATCAAGCACTTCCTCGTTTAAGGGGGGCTCTACGCGCTG ATAGACCTACACGCAAGGCACTTGATGAGTTGTCAAACCTCTTAACCTACTTGAGAATCTGGAGAATAGAAGAACATGTTCATATTGATCCTCTGATGCCACCTACCGAAAGTTATCACCGGAATTTGTTCTTTCAG GTTTTCTTAACCAAAGAAAATAGCACTGGGACATCTAATGATGGCGTTTTACTTGCTGTTGGTGGTCGTTATGATTATTTGGTTCATCAAGTGTGTGATCGTGAATAT AAAATGAATCTCCCTGGTGCTGTTGGCGTCAGTCTTGCACTGGAGACAATATTTCAGCATCTTCCTATGGATCTAAGGCCTGTTAG AAATGAAGTCAACACCAGTGTACTTGTTTGTTCAAGAGGAGGTGGCGGTTTACTGGTCCAGCGCATGGAACTAGTTGCGGAGCTATGGGAAAAAAGTATAAAG GCTGAGTTTGTTCCAACACCTGATCCAAGTCTTACAGAGCAGTATGAATATGCAAACGAACATGAAATCAAATGTCTAGTGATTATCACAGAGCCTGGTGTGACTCAAAATCAAATAGAGTTTGTAaag GTTCGGCACCTTGAGTTGAAGAAGGAGAAAGTGGTACAAAGAGAAGAACTTGTTAGATTCCTGCTGGCTGCAATGGCTGTTCAGTTTCGAAACCCCTCCGTTTGGAGCTAA
- the LOC106368347 gene encoding tetrapyrrole-binding protein, chloroplastic, protein MATTNSLQHHHHSSSSYHRHNLHPQSHVVPSSLSLKHPSSTATFSSLICSSSSSSVFSAALTTNASSVTAETSTEFDVLATHLTNQDFRKADEETRRLLIQIAGEAAVKRGYVFFSEVKSISVQDLQAIDNLWTKHSDGRFGYSVQRKLWLKVKKDFTRFFIKVEWMKLLDTEVVQYNYRAFPDEFQWELNDETPLGHLPLTNALRGTQLLKCVLSHPAFEIDGDDIEEAGEAENRGVGGKAKTKDTTVFKTDYSF, encoded by the coding sequence ATGGCCACCACAAACTCTCTCCAACACCACCACCACTCCTCCTCTTCTTACCACCGTCACAATCTCCATCCCCAGTCTCACGTCGTACCATCTTCTCTCTCCCTCAAACACCCCTCCTCCACCGCCACATTCTCCTCACTCAtctgctcctcctcctcctcctccgtcttCTCCGCCGCTCTCACCACAAACGCCTCCTCCGTAACCGCAGAAACCTCCACCGAGTTCGACGTCCTAGCGACCCACCTCACCAACCAAGACTTCCGAAAAGCAGACGAAGAAACCCGTCGCCTTCTCATCCAGATAGCCGGAGAAGCCGCCGTGAAACGCGGCTACGTCTTCTTCTCCGAGGTGAAATCTATCTCCGTCCAAGATCTTCAAGCCATCGACAACCTCTGGACCAAACACAGCGACGGGAGGTTCGGATACAGCGTGCAACGCAAACTCTGGTTGAAAGTCAAGAAAGACTTCACGAGATTCTTTATTAAAGTCGAGTGGATGAAGCTTCTCGATACGGAGGTGGTTCAGTACAACTACAGAGCTTTCCCTGACGAGTTCCAGTGGGAGCTTAACGACGAAACGCCTCTTGGACACTTGCCGCTCACAAACGCGTTAAGAGGAACGCAGCTTCTGAAATGCGTTTTGAGCCATCCTGCGTTTGAGATAGATGGCGATGACATCGAGGAAGCGGGAGAAGCTGAGAACAGAGGTGTGGGTGGTAAAGCAAAGACAAAAGACACGACAGTGTTTAAAACTGATTACAGCTTctga
- the LOC106368343 gene encoding eIF-2-alpha kinase GCN2 isoform X2 → MGRSTKKKKKRGGHSGRRGQLKDHGSNDDEDNELLSEEITALSAIFQEDCKVVSSSSSTSPPQIVIKLRPYSKDMGYEDTDISATLLVRCLPGYPYKCPKLQITPEQGLTTADAEKLLSLLQDQASSNAREGRVMIFNLVEAAQEFLSEIIPDSHDEESPGAQFIEEAVPKAKPFSAGPFVYGFIDLFSGLEDSRNWSLNLDENRGVVSTVQPRPLEASRILHEKPDKSLKRSEDHAKEEVTFPSPIAKPNTLEGGNVDDTSTSSFDSSSSTEDGFIQNQKKKSFFRSNIQDDTTDDDNNQSESESESWSSASSTQDQVPQISKQDLLMVHLLRVACSSKGPLAEALPQITDELHQLGILSEGVLDLASKPSPDFNRTFEDVFNQNMASTRVPQFWEQPSDFGKANASLPSSRYLNDFEELKPLGQGGFGHVVLCKNKLDGRQYAVKKIRLKDKEIPADNRIVREVATLSRLQHQHVVRYYQAWFESGVADPYAGANWGSKTVGSSMFSYSGAVSTEIPEQDNKLESTYLYIQMEYCPRTLRQVFESYNHFDKDFAWHLIRQIVEGLAHIHGQGIIHRDFTPNNIFFDARNDVKIGDFGLAKFLKLEQLDQDGGFSTDVAGSGVDSTGQAGTYFYTAPEIEQSWPKIDEKADMYSLGVVFFELWHPFGTAMERHVILTNLKLKGELPLKWVNEFPEQASLLRRLLSPSPSNRPSATELLRHAFPPRMESELLDNILRIMQTSEDSSVYDRVVNVIFDEEVLETKCHQSSGSRVCADDSYVQYTEMDTELRDYVVEITKEVFRQHCAKHLEVIPMRLLSDCPEYSRKTVKLLSNGGDMLELCYELRLPFVHWISANQKSSFKRYEISHVYRRAIGHSPPNPCLQADFDIVGGTTSLTEAEILKVIVDITTHIFHRGSCDIHLNHGDLLDAIWSWAGIKAEHRRKVAELLSMMGSLRPQSSERKLKWVFIRRQLLQELKLPEAVVNRLQTVASRFCGAADQALPRLRGALRADRPTRKALDELSNLLTYLRIWRIEEHVHIDPLMPPTESYHRNLFFQVFLTKENSTGTSNDGVLLAVGGRYDYLVHQVCDREYKMNLPGAVGVSLALETIFQHLPMDLRPVRNEVNTSVLVCSRGGGGLLVQRMELVAELWEKSIKAEFVPTPDPSLTEQYEYANEHEIKCLVIITEPGVTQNQIEFVKVRHLELKKEKVVQREELVRFLLAAMAVQFRNPSVWS, encoded by the exons ATGGGTCGgagtacgaagaagaagaagaaacgtggAGGTCATAGCGGGAGAAGAGGTCAGCTGAAGGACCATGGATCTAACGATGATGAGGATAACGAACTTCTCTCCGAGGAGATCACTGCTCT gtctGCGATATTTCAGGAAGACTGCAAAGTCGTCTCTTCTTCTAGCTCAACTTCGCCTCCTCAAATAGTTATTAAACTCAG GCCTTACTCTAAAGATATGGGGTATGAGGACACTGACATCTCCGCTACGCTTTTAGTTAG ATGCTTACCGGGGTATCCTTACAAGTGCCCCAAGCTGCAGATTACTCCGGAACAAGGGTTGACAACAGCTGATGCGGAGAAGCTTCTATCTCTTCTTCAGGACCAG gCAAGTTCCAATGCTCGTGAAGGTCGGGTTATGATATTCAACTTGGTGGAGGCTGCTCAAGAGTTTTTATCCGAAATCATTCCTGACAGTCATGATGAGGAATCT CCAGGCGCTCAGTTCATTGAGGAAGCTGTGCCTAAAGCAAAACCCTTTTCTGCTGGACCTTTTGTATATGGTTTTATAGACTTGTTTAGTGGATTGGAAGATTCAAGGAATTGGAGTCTGAATCTAGATGAAAATAGAGGAGTCGTTTCTACAGTACAACCACGCCCACTAGAAGCTTCAAGAATTTTGCATGAGAAGCCGGACAAGAGTCTGAAGCGATCTGAAGACCACGCTAAAGAAGAAGTTACATTCCCTTCTCCTATTGCGAAACCAAATACTCTTGAAGGGGGTAATGTTGATGATACAAGCACTTCTTCTTTTGACTCAAGTAGCTCTACTGAAGATGGATTTATCCAAAATCAGAAGAAG AAATCGTTTTTCAGATCAAATATCCAAGATGATACAACTGATGATGACAACAATCAATCCGAAAGTGAGTCGGAGTCATGGTCTTCTGCTTCCTCAACTCAAGATCAAGTGCCTCAAATTAGCAAGCAAGATCTATTAATg GTCCATCTACTCCGAGTTGCTTGCTCTTCCAAAGGGCCTTTGGCTGAGGCATTGCCTCAGATAACCGATGAACTGCATCAGCTTGGT ATACTGTCTGAAGGGGTGTTAGATTTAGCTTCCAAGCCATCTCCAGACTTCAATAGAACTTTTGAAGATGTATTCAATCAAAACATG GCCTCAACCCGAGTTCCTCAGTTTTGGGAGCAACCTTCTGATTTTGGCAAGGCAAATGCGTCACTTCCAAGTTCGCGGtatcttaatgattttgaagaGTTGAAACCCCTTG GTCAAGGTGGGTTTGGTCACGTAGTGTTGTGCAAAAATAAATTGGATGGAAGACAATATGCAGTCAAGAAAATTCGACTGAAGGACAAAGAGATACCTGCCGACAACCGGATAGTTCG AGAAGTAGCAACACTTTCCCGCTTGCAGCATCAGCATGTTGTACGTTATTATCAG GCCTGGTTCGAATCAGGGGTTGCTGATCCTTATGCTGGCGCAAATTGGGGATCAAAAACTGTAGGGAGCTCAATGTTCAGCTACTCAGGTGCGGTGTCAACTGAAATTCCTGAGCAGGACAATAAGCTTGAGTCTACTTATCTGTATATCCAAATGGAGTATTGTCCCAG GACTCTGCGGCAGGTTTTTGAATCATATAATCACTTCGACAAAGATTTTGCATGGCATTTAATTCGCCAAATTGTCGAAGGCTTAGCTCATATCCATGGACAAGGGATAATTCATCGAGATTTTACACCTAACAACATTTTCTTTGACGCCCGGAATGATGTCAAAATTGGGGATTTTGGTCTTG CAAAGTTCTTGAAGCTCGAACAGTTGGATCAAGATGGGGGCTTCTCTACGGATGTGGCTGGAAGCGGAGTTGATAGTACTGGTCAAGCTGGTACTTACTTTTACACAGCACCTGAAATTGAACAAAGCTGGCCTAAGATCGATGAAAAG GCTGACATGTATAGCTTAGGGGTTGTGTTTTTCGAACTTTGGCACCCTTTTGGAACCGCCATGGAGAGGCACGttattttaactaatttaaagCTGAAAGGAGAACTACCTCTCAAATGGGTAAATGAGTTTCCCGAACAGGCTTCTCTACTGCGACGTTTGCTGTCTCCAAGTCCATCTAATCGCCCCTCTGCCACAGAACTTCTTCGGCATGCATTCCCTCCCCGAATGGAATCTGAGTTACTGGACA ATATCCTAAGAATAATGCAAACTTCTGAAGATTCAAGTGTTTATGATAGAGTAGTAAATGTGATATTTGATGAAGAAGTATTGGAGACGAAGTGCCATCAGTCTAGTGGATCAAGAGTTTGTGCAGATGATAGTTATGTTCAGTACACTGAGATGGATACGGAGCTTCGTGATTATGTTGTTGAAATCACAAAGGAAGTCTTTAGGCAGCATTGTGCGAAACATCTAGAGGTCATCCCAATGCGTTTGCTTAGTGATTGCCCCGAATATAGCAG GAAAACTGTAAAACTTTTGAGCAATGGAGGAGATATGCTTGAACTATGCTATGAGCTACGACTGCCTTTTGTGCATTGGATCAGCGCAAATCAG AAATCCTCATTCAAGCGATATGAGATTTCTCATGTCTACAGGAGAGCAATTGGCCACTCTCCACCAAATCCTTGTCTTCAG GCGGACTTTGACATTGTTGGAGGTACAACATCTCTGACAGAGGCAGAAATTCTCAAG GTGATAGTGGACATCACAACCCACATCTTTCATCGTGGATCTTGTGATATTCATTTGAATCATGGAGATTTGCTGGATGCGATTTGGTCTTGGGCAGGGATAAAGGCAGAGCATAGgcgaaaggttgcagag CTTCTTTCCATGATGGGATCCTTACGTCCTCAGTCATCTGAGAGGAAGCTAAAATGGGTTTTCATAAGGCGTCAACTTCTGCAG GAGTTGAAGTTACCTGAAGCTGTGGTCAATAGGCTTCAGACTGTTGCTTCAAGGTTTTGTGGAGCTGCAGATCAAGCACTTCCTCGTTTAAGGGGGGCTCTACGCGCTG ATAGACCTACACGCAAGGCACTTGATGAGTTGTCAAACCTCTTAACCTACTTGAGAATCTGGAGAATAGAAGAACATGTTCATATTGATCCTCTGATGCCACCTACCGAAAGTTATCACCGGAATTTGTTCTTTCAG GTTTTCTTAACCAAAGAAAATAGCACTGGGACATCTAATGATGGCGTTTTACTTGCTGTTGGTGGTCGTTATGATTATTTGGTTCATCAAGTGTGTGATCGTGAATAT AAAATGAATCTCCCTGGTGCTGTTGGCGTCAGTCTTGCACTGGAGACAATATTTCAGCATCTTCCTATGGATCTAAGGCCTGTTAG AAATGAAGTCAACACCAGTGTACTTGTTTGTTCAAGAGGAGGTGGCGGTTTACTGGTCCAGCGCATGGAACTAGTTGCGGAGCTATGGGAAAAAAGTATAAAG GCTGAGTTTGTTCCAACACCTGATCCAAGTCTTACAGAGCAGTATGAATATGCAAACGAACATGAAATCAAATGTCTAGTGATTATCACAGAGCCTGGTGTGACTCAAAATCAAATAGAGTTTGTAaag GTTCGGCACCTTGAGTTGAAGAAGGAGAAAGTGGTACAAAGAGAAGAACTTGTTAGATTCCTGCTGGCTGCAATGGCTGTTCAGTTTCGAAACCCCTCCGTTTGGAGCTAA
- the LOC106368350 gene encoding CMP-sialic acid transporter 3, with product MVECSVCRSKLVSRAYDDHKIRVTSKQRVLNVLLVVGDCMFVGLQPILVYMSKVDGKFNFSPISVNFLTEIAKVVFAIVMLLIQAKHQKVGEKPLLSVSTFVQAARNNVLLAVPALLYAINNYLKFTMQLYFNPATVKMLSNLKVLVIALLLKMVMKRRFSVIQWEALALLLIGISVNQLRSLPEGATAIGIPLATGAYICTVIFVTVPSMASVFNEYALKSQYDTSIYLQNLFLYGYGAIFNFLGILATVIYKGPESFDILQGHSRATVFLIMNNAAQGILSSFFFKYADTILKKYSSTVATIFTGIASAALFGHVITMNFLLGISIVFISMHQFFSPLAKVKDDQQQNGSIELGNAKDAHRANDSFINMAAGANEEATHRGVTDDRTPLLPR from the exons ATGGTTGAGTGCAGTGTGTGTCGTTCGAAGCTGGTTTCGAGGGCTTATGATGATCACAAGATTAGGGTGACTTCGAAACAGCGAGTCCTCAATGTGCTTTTGGTTGTTGGTGATTGCATGTTTGTTGGTCTACAG cctATATTGGTGTACATGTCGAAGGTGGATGGGAAGTTCAACTTCAGTCCTATTAGTGTCAACTTCTTGACAGAGATTGCAAAAGTTGTTTTTGCGATTGTTATGCTTTTGATCCAG GCCAAGCACCAAAAAGTTGGAGAGAAGCctcttctctctgtttcaaCATTTGTCCAG GCAGCTCGAAATAATGTGCTTCTTGCGGTTCCAGCCCTGTTGTATGCAATTAATAACTACCTCAAGTTCACAATGCAG CTATATTTCAATCCTGCTACTGTGAAGATGCTTAGCAATCTAAAGGTTCTGGTCATTGCTCTTCTGTTGAAGATGGTAATGAAGCGGCGGTTTTCCGTCATTCAG TGGGAAGCACTTGCTCTGTTGCTGATAGGGATTAGTGTAAATCAGCTGCGTTCTCTTCCTGAAGGTGCTACTGCCATCGGAATTCCTCTTGCTACGGGTGCATACATCTGTACTGTTATCTTT GTCACTGTCCCATCGATGGCATCTGTCTTCAACGAGTATGCTCTGAAGAGTCAGTATGACACAAGCATTTATCTACAG AACTTATTTCTGTATGGCTATGGTGCGATATTCAACTTTCTTGGGATACTTGCAACTGTTATATACAAAG GTCCTGAAAGCTTTGACATCCTACAAGGACACTCTAGAGCAACCGTGTTTCTAATAATGAACAATGCAGCACAAGGGATTCTATCCTCCTTTTTCTTCAAGTATGCAG ATACAATCTTGAAGAAATATTCATCCACAGTTGCCACAATATTTACCGGGATAGCATCTGCAGCACTCTTTGGACATGTTATAACCATGAACTTCCTTCTTGGAATTTCTATCGTTTTCATTTCAATGCACCAG TTCTTTTCACCCCTTGCCAAAGTGAAAGACGACCAACAACAAAACGGGAGCATTGAATTAGGCAATGCAAAGGATGCTCACAG